A single Oncorhynchus tshawytscha isolate Ot180627B linkage group LG01, Otsh_v2.0, whole genome shotgun sequence DNA region contains:
- the LOC112253870 gene encoding LOW QUALITY PROTEIN: cGMP-dependent protein kinase 2-like (The sequence of the model RefSeq protein was modified relative to this genomic sequence to represent the inferred CDS: substituted 1 base at 1 genomic stop codon) — MVASQQLAMGNGSIKAPRPEDRCLASSLKVEPQGSPVWDTEPLRLRIAHLEEELAQRDQEFKAQELQLQSLQRELEAKVSQIEKLQDAIGYNSLGCSAPAPNYHSHRMLSVINQGPTRFHRVAVEVHCRLKAKDGVSAEPTSGHFCGGFRAQHVSTERACVRKDSSTKKLINDAIMNNDFLKKLDPQHLREMVDCMYERIYTVGQQVIQEGEPGNYLYVLADGLLKVTQNGKLLGEMHPRTAFGELAILYNCKRTATVKAVSQAHIWALDRQTFQSIMMKSTQATQEEYFSFLRSVSLLRDLPEEKLSKIVDCLEIDYFDKGEYIIREGEEGNTFFIIAKGEVCVTQTTGGCTEPREIKTLGVGDYFGEKALISEDVRSANIISTENDTQCLVVDRDNFNQMVGTYEELQAYLKEYVEKLSRCDVRRNALPHSPVIDSSPEAQEVHRLRERIAVLPTHDPFQDLEVIATLGMGGFGRVELVKLRDEDTTFALKCIKKNHILDTRQQEHIYSERNVLQLTKSHFIVRLFRTFRDDKYVYLLLEACLGGELWSVLRDMXEFEEQTARFCIACVLEAFDYLHARGIIYRDLKPENLLLDAEGYVKMADFGFAKRIGLGKKTWTFCGTPEYVAPEVIMNKGHDFGADCWSLGILIFELLTGSPPFSGTDPIKIYTMVLHGIEKVEFPKRISKRPDDLIRRLCKLNPVDRLGNKKNGILDIKKHKWFQGFNGEGLRCQKLISPLKRELKGPMDHSHFDIFPPELEEPPDELSGWDKDF, encoded by the exons ATGGTGGCCAGCCAACAGCTGGCCATGGGCAACGGTTCAATCAAAGCCCCACGGCCAGAGGACAGATGCCTGGCCTCCAGCCTCAAGGTGGAGCCTCAGGGCAGCCCAGTGTGGGACACGGAGCCCCTGAGGCTCAGGATAGCCCACTTGGAAGAGGAGCTGGCACAGAGGGACCAGGAGTTTAAAGCCCAGGAGCTGCAGCTGCAAAGCCTGCAGAGAGAGCTGGAGGCGAAAGTCTCCCAAATAGAGAAGCTCCAGGATGCCATCGGCTACAACAGCCTGGGCTGCTCCGCTCCGGCTCCCAACTACCACAGCCACCGCATGCTCAGTGTCATCAACCAGGGTCCCACCCGCTTCCACAGGGTGGCCGTGGAGGTCCACTGCAGGCTCAAGGCCAAGGACGGCGTGTCAGCTGAGCCCACCTCAGGGCACTTCTGCGGGGGTTTCAGAGCCCAACATGTGTCCACAGAGAGGGCCTGTGTCCGCAAGGACTCCAG cACCAAGAAGCTAATCAATGACGCCATCATGAACAACGACTTCCTGAAGAAGCTGGATCCGCAGCACctgagggagatggtggactgcaTGTATGAGAGGATCTACACTGTTGGCCAACAGGTCATCCAGGAGGGAGAACCAGGGAACTACCTCTATGTGCTGGCAG ATGGCCTGCTAAAGGTCACGCAGAATGGCAAATTGCTTGGAGAGATGCATCCCAGGACTGCCTTTGGAGAGTTGGCTATATTGTACAACTGTAAGAGAACTGCTACAGTGAAAG CTGTATCCCAGGCTCATATCTGGGCTCTGGACCGGCAGACCTTCCAGAGTATTATGATGAAGTCTACACAGGCCACACAAGAAGAGTACTTCAGCTTCCTACGCAG TGTATCTCTACTGAGAGACCTGCCAGAAGAGAAGCTTTCTAAAATCGTTGACTGTCTGGAAATT GACTATTTTGATAAAGGAGAGTATATCATTCGGGAGGGCGAAGAAGGGAACACTTTCTTCATTATAGCTAAAGGAGAG GTGTGTGTCACCCAGACCACAGGGGGATGTACTGAGCCGCGGGAGATAAAGACGCTGGGTGTGGGCGACTACTTTGGAGAAAAAGCCCTCATAAG TGAGGATGTGCGTTCAGCAAACATCATCTCTACTGAGAATGACACACAGTGCTTGGTGGTGGACAGAGA CAACTTCAACCAGATGGTGGGCACTTATGAGGAGCTGCAGGCGTATCTGAAGGAATATGTCGAAAAGCTCTCCCGATGTGACGTGAGGAGAAATGCACT GCCTCATTCCCCCGTTATCGACTCGTCCCCAGAGGCCCAGGAAGTGCATCGGCTCAGGGAGAGGATTGCTGTCCTCCCCACCCATGACCCCTTCCAGGACCTGGAGGTCATAGCCACACTGGGCATGGGTGGGTTCGGCCGAGTAGAGCTG GTGAAACTGAGAGATGAAGACACCACATTTGCTCTGAAGTGTATTAAAAAGAACCACATTTTGGACACGAGACAACAGGAGCACATCTACTCTGAGAGGAATGTCCTTCAGCTGACCAAGTCACACTTCATAGTCAG GTTGTTTCGGACATTCCGAGATGACAAGTATGTGTACTTGCTACTGGAGGCCTGCCTGGGTGGTGAACTGTGGAGTGTACTACGGGACATGTGA GAGTTTGAGGAGCAGACAGCCCGCTTCTGCATTGCCTGTGTCCTGGAAGCCTTTGACTACCTCCACGCCAGAGGAATCATCTACAGAGACCTGAAACCTGAGAACCTACTACTGGATGCAGAAGGCTATGTCAAAATG GCTGACTTTGGTTTTGCTAAGAGGATAGGCCTGGGGAAGAAGACATGGACATTCTGTGGGACCCCAGAGTATGTGGCCCCAGAGGTCATCATGAACAAGGGCCATGACTTTGGAGCTGACTGCTGGTCTCTAGGGATCCTCATCTTTGAGCTGCTGACTGGCAG CCCACCATTTTCTGGAACTGACCCTATAAAGATCTACACCATGGTCCTCCATGGGATTGAAAAGGTTGAGTTCCCCAAGAGGATCAGCAAGCGCCCCGATGACCTCATCAGGAGACTCTGCAA GCTCAACCCTGTGGATAGGCTTGGTAATAAGAAGAACGGAATCCTCGACATTAAGAAACACAA GTGGTTCCAGGGCTTCAACGGGGAGGGGCTGAGATGCCAGAAACTCATATCCCCACTGAAGAGAGAG CTGAAGGGGCCGATGGACCACAGCCACTTTGACATCTTTCCCCCAGAGCTGGAGGAGCCTCCAGATGAGCTGTCAGGCTGGGACAAAGACTTCTGA